From a region of the Triticum aestivum cultivar Chinese Spring chromosome 7D, IWGSC CS RefSeq v2.1, whole genome shotgun sequence genome:
- the LOC123171259 gene encoding nucleolar protein dao-5-like, giving the protein MATRPTPGSRDGSSARPRSTSGRPTTSSSARPASSDHTSCRRARASLSPSPASESDKPVPSFLRPTVSSSLRSASPSSSTSRPPSSKGRATTPKGLSPAHPAARAPSPIAPKRSPAQQPASSQRPITPKRPPAQPVNAPRPITPAMDKSKSKASTSRWSVASPRQLMQKASHAFKVGRSRSKKSKDLAGPAAEAVASAKETSGASGEINAEAARPPPVPEQQRRPPEMTAATPLDVVQAEVVVEPNAALQVLQEAASRPGEIVSNEIKTEEEVSQEEQVMPEESRAEAEKANAIDEEKVMPEESVEAVKVDEPAPEENPQAGNVEGTQKEAEKITEDEPPPPAAVVEEPAKEAAAPLNVQDVPAASTVQEEAVVEKPKEQPAATQKQAEAAEEPKVIAASKASSVRATSLEEALEEVDTVTKVGTSRSEPVTPAKVAINKEKAAIDTILSASEPTTPLKGAARKEGAASFMGKIPEEGRLSFKGSRVKTAMEKRPEEAHPKKKEASRSNDVLEETKSKLLEKKKSKVKALVGAFEVVMDSPRASTPGPGRSAPRF; this is encoded by the exons atggcCACACGGCCAACGCCGGGGTCGCGAGACGGCAGCAGCGCACGCCCACGAAGCACGAGCGGCAGACCCACCACGTCGTCGAGCGCGCGCCCGGCCAGCTCCGACCACACCTCCTGCCGACGCGCACGCGCCTCCCTCAGCCCCTCCCCGGCGTCAGAGTCGGACAAGCCGGTGCCGTCCTTCCTCCGCCCCACCGTCAGCTCGAGCCTGCGCAGCGCCTCcccgtcgtcctccacctccagaCCGCCCTCCTCCAAGGGCCGCGCCACCACGCCCAAGGGGCTGTCCCCGGCGCACCCAGCGGCGCGCGCTCCAAGTCCGATCGCGCCCAAGCGGTCCCCCGCGCAGCAGCCCGCGAGCTCGCAGCGGCCGATCACGCCCAAGCGGCCCCCTGCGCAGCCGGTGAACGCGCCGCGGCCGATCACCCCGGCCATGGACAAGTCCAAGTCCAAGGCGTCCACGTCGCGGTGGTCCGTGGCGTCGCCGAGGCAGCTGATGCAGAAGGCGTCCCACGCCTTCAAGGTCGGCAGGTCCCGCAGCAAGAAGAGCAAGGACCTGGCCGGCCCCGCGGCCGAGGCGGTGGCGTCCGCGAAGGAGACGTCCGGTGCTTCCGGCGAGATCAACGCCGAGGCGGCGAGACCCCCTCCCGTGCCGGAGCAGCAGCGCCGCCCCCCTGAAATGACTGCCGCGACACCTCTCGACGTCGTGCAAGCAGAGGTGGTCGTGGAGCCCAACGCTGCCCTACAGGTACTGCAGGAAGCGGCTTCGCGACCGGGAGAAATTGTCAGTAATGAAATCAAGACAGAGGAGGAGGTGAGTCAAGAGGAGCAGGTAATGCCAGAAGAGTCGAGAGCAGAAGCAGAGAAGGCGAATGCCATTGACGAGGAGAAGGTGATGCCGGAGGAGTCCGTGGAAGCCGTGAAGGTGGATGAGCCGGCGCCGGAAGAGAATCCGCAAGCCGGCAACGTTGAAGGGACACAAAAGGAAGCTGAGAAGATTACAGAGGATGAacctccgccgccggccgccgttgTGGAAGAACCAGCGAAGGAGGCAGCAGCGCCGCTGAACGTGCAAGATGTACCGGCGGCCAGCACGGTTCAAGAGGAAGCCGTCGTGGAGA AACCGAAAGAACAACCCGCCGCCACGCAGAAGCAGGCGGAAGCCGCCGAGGAGCCCAAGGTGATCGCGGCATCCAAGGCATCATCGGTGCGGGCGACGTCGCTGGAAGAAGCTCTGGAGGAAGTGGACACGGTGACCAAGGTGGGCACTTCGCGGTCAGAGCCCGTGACACCGGCGAAGGTAGCCATCAACAAGGAGAAGGCGGCGATCGACACGATCTTGAGCGCTTCGGAGCCAACGACGCCGTTGAAAGGAGCCGCCAGGAAGGAAGGGGCGGCGTCGTTCATGGGGAAGATTCCGGAGGAGGGTCGGCTGAGTTTCAAGGGGAGCAGGGTAAAGACGGCGATGGAGAAGCGGCCGGAGGAGGCGCATCCCAAGAAGAAGGAGGCGTCGCGGAGCAACGACGTGCTGGAGGAGACCAAGAGCAAGCTGctggagaagaagaagagcaaggtgAAGGCGCTGGTGGGGGCGTTCGAGGTCGTCATGGACAGCCCCCGCGCGTCCACGCCGGGCCCGGGCAGATCGGCCCCGAGGTTCTGA